Proteins encoded by one window of Anoplopoma fimbria isolate UVic2021 breed Golden Eagle Sablefish chromosome 23, Afim_UVic_2022, whole genome shotgun sequence:
- the si:dkeyp-38g8.5 gene encoding uncharacterized protein si:dkeyp-38g8.5, with translation MDINDHAYTSTTYDKHSHVEFTYKMSVSEVEDFVKLRVSNNYLFSGRRNTSMWAWRAILKHMGLQHKMTHSQASKKWENLKKRYKGLKNPSDGMKVFPDAWPYFNLMDDAMEGRLEGNATILKAFPTNRDFPPISKPKRRKVSMEINSPTASLAGGPEIEVSLNGDEDEEAVREGSQEIDHAMQELAHGRDMLDGERQVMEREKRVMGREKQVVEREKQVVERERQVLQRERAALDREVAALDRDRASLEREKVVVERERALVERGRDAVSRDRLALERERARLDGLSANKERTEEVTEDGGKAKDSGKKEEFLNLFEKLIEHF, from the exons ATGGACATCAACGACCACGCATACACGAGCACCACTTATGATAAACACAGCCACGTGGAGTTCACATATAAAA tgAGTGTCAGTGAAGTGGAAGACTTTGTGAAGCTGAGGGTTTCAAATAATTACCTCTTCTCTGGAAGGAGAAACACCTCCATGTGGGCGTGGAG AGCCATCCTGAAACATATGGGCTTGCAACACAAGATGACCCACAGTCAAGCATCCAAAAAGTGGGAGAACTTGAAGAAGAGATACAAg ggGCTAAAGAACCCGTCAGATGGAATGAAAGTGTTCCCCGACGCGTGGCCGTATTTCAATCTGATGGACGACGCCATGGAGGGTCGGCTGGAAGGAAACGCCACCATCCTCAAGGCTTTCCCCACCAACCGCGATTTCCCACCCATCTCCAAACCCAAGAGGAGGaaggtttccatggagataaacTCCCCTACGGCTTCGTTAGCAGGCGGACCAGAGATCGAGGTTTCCCTCAAcggagatgaagatgaggaggcGGTGCGGGAGGGAAGCCAGGAGATAGATCACGCCATGCAAGAGTTGGCGCACGGCAGGGACATGCTGGACGGCGAAAGGCAGgtgatggagagggagaaacGGGTGATGGGGAGGGAGAAACAGGTGGTGGAAAGGGAGAAGCAGGTGGTGGAAAGGGAGCGGCAGGtgctgcagagggagagagcggCGCTGGACAGGGAGGTCGCCGCTCTGGACCGAGACAGAGCCTcgctggagagagaaaaggtggtggtggagagggagagggcgCTGGTGGAGAGGGGCAGAGATGCAGTGAGCAGGGACCGGCTggctctggagagagagagagccaggctGGACGGACTTTCTGCAAACAAAGAGAGGACTGAGGAGGTCACAGAGGACGGCGGCAAAGCGAAAGACTCGGGAAAGAAGGAGGAGTTCCTCAACTTGTTTGAAAAACTTAtagaacatttttga
- the si:ch211-244b2.4 gene encoding uncharacterized protein si:ch211-244b2.4, with protein MATAYQSDEENLSDARSYVSDESDSDGNADADVETDCQLYGKEPCKYYNGRGCKDDGRCPYLHLCKYALTGSCRYGSKCKLNHPRAGRESSGASDRGSDRSTSTDPKLTDGRCYQWQLNDGNDWMDVSNDHILEAQYSLPHTKSIKIYNTQYGALSIDFNRMRVFGKSLRVRRLDDGKTVWIWYCTLGRKWIEYGDKDAKGNPSPVKSSDIEEKFQGNPASSYTFTVGADTCEIKFRGMRQVTAKRKRKVTRRPMYRQQPAGAGVTQAASALQTLSLDTKPRWQFEGDSGGWHDFKHRGGTSTECSLTSEEIERKYQQNPHNSMTFKVKGRSYKLDFKAMTQTNLKTKHSRRIQRVLV; from the exons ATGGCGACTGCCTATC AGTCTGACGAGGAAAACCTTTCTGATGCTAGATCTTACGTCAGTGATGAGTCGGACAGTGATGGAAACGCAGACGCAGACGTAGAAACTGATTGTCAG CTTTATGGGAAAGAGCCCTGCAAGTATTACAATGGCCGGGGCTGCAAGGATGATGGGAGGTGCCCTTACTTGCACCTCTGCAAGTATGCCCTGACAGGAAGCTGTCGCTACGGGTCCAAGTGTAAGCTGAACCACCCAAGAGCTGGAAGAGAGTCCTCTGGGGCGAGCGACAGGGGTTCAGACCGATCCACGTCTACTG accCAAAGCTTACTGATGGCCGATGCTACCAGTGGCAGCTTAATGATGGAAATGACTGGATGGACGTTAGTAATGATCACATCCTCGAGGCCCAGTACTCACTGCCCCACACCAAGAGCATCAAAATCTACAACACACAATACgg tGCACTGAGTATAGATTTTAACAGGATGAGAGTGTTTGGAAAGAGCCTGAGAGTGAGGCGTCTGGATGACGGGAAGACTGTGTGGATCTGGTACTGCACTTTGGGTCGTAAGTGGATCGAGTATGGAGACAAG GATGCGAAGGGCAACCCCAGTCCTGTGAAGAGCTCTGACATTGAGGAGAAGTTCCAGGGTAACCCAGCAAGCTCTTATACTTTCACCGTCGGCGCTGATACCTGTGAGATTAAATTCAGAG GAATGCGACAGGTGACggcaaagagaaagaggaaagtcACCCGTCGACCGATGTACCGCCAGCAGCCAGCGGGAGCAGG AGTTACTCAAGCAGCCTCAGCTCTCCAGACTCTTTCTCTGGACACCAAACCGCGATGGCAGTTTGAGGGCGACAGTGGAGGGTGGCACGACTTCAAACACCGG GGCGGCACCTCAACTGAATGCTCTCTCACCAGCGAGGAGATTGAGAGGAAGTACCAGCAAAACCCCCACAACAGCATGACCTTCAAAGTGAAGGGACGCTCCTACAAGCTGGACTTTAAAG cGATGACCCAGACCAACCTCAAGACCAAGCATTCACGCAGGATCCAGCGTGTGCTGGTCTGA